The proteins below come from a single Rhinolophus ferrumequinum isolate MPI-CBG mRhiFer1 chromosome 8, mRhiFer1_v1.p, whole genome shotgun sequence genomic window:
- the ILKAP gene encoding integrin-linked kinase-associated serine/threonine phosphatase 2C isoform X2 gives MVKNEGKGAKRKTSEEEKNGSEELVEKKVCKASSVIFGLKGYVAERKGEREEMQDAHVILNDITEECRPPSSLITRVSYFAVFDGHGGIRASKFAAQNLHQNLIRKFPKGDVSSVEKTVKRCLLDTFKHTDEEFLKQASSQKPAWKDGSTATCVLAVDNILYIANLGDSRAILCRYNEESQKHAALSLSKEHNPTQYEERMRIQKAGGNVRDGRVLGVLEVSRSIGDGQYKRCGVTSVPDIRRCQLTPNDRFILLACDGLFKVFTPEEAVNFILSCLEDEKIQSREGKPAVDARYEAACNRLASKAVQRGSADNVTVMVVRIGL, from the exons ATGGTaaagaatgaagggaaaggagcaaagagaaaaacctctgaagaagagaagaatggCAGCGAAGAGCTTGTGGAAAAGAAAGTTTGTAAAG CCTCTTCAGTGATCTTTGGCTTGAAAGGCTACGTGGCCGAGCGGAAGGGCGAGCGGGAGGAGATGCAGGACGCCCATGTGATCCTGAACGACATCACCGAGGAGTGCAGGCCGCCATCGTCCCTCAT TACCCGTGTTTCgtattttgctgtttttgatGGACACGGAGGAATCCGAGCCTCAAAATTTGCTGCGCAGAATTTGCATCAGAACTTAATCAGGAAATTTCCTAAAG GAGATGTCAGCAGTGTGGAGAAAACCGTGAAGAGATGCCTTTTGGACACTTTCAAGCACACTGATGAAGAGTTCCTCAAACAAGCTTCAAGCCA GAAGCCTGCCTGGAAAGATGGGTCCACTGCCACGTGTGTTCTGGCTGTAGACAACATTCTTTATATTGCCAACCTCGGAGATAGTCGG GCAATCCTGTGTCGTTACAATGAGGAGAGTCAAAAACATGCGGCCTTAAGCCTCAGCAAGGAGCATAATCCAACCCAGTACGAAGAACGAATGAGAATACAGAAGGCTGGAGGGAACGTCAG GGACGGGCGTGTCCTGGGTGTCCTGGAGGTGTCCCGCTCCATTGGGGACGGACAGTACAAGCGCTGTGGGGTCACATCCGTGCCAGACATCAGACGCTGCCAGCTGACCCCCAATGACAG GTTTATTTTGCTGGCCTGTGACGGCCTCTTCAAGGTCTTCACCCCAGAAGAAGCTGTGAACTTCATCTTGTCCTGCCTTGAG GATGAGAAGATCCAGAGCCGGGAAGGGAAGCCCGCCGTCGATGCGCGCTACGAAGCGGCCTGCAACAGGCTGGCCAGCAAGGCGGTGCAGCGGGGCTCGGCCGACAACGTCACGGTCATGGTGGTGCGCATTGGGCTGTGA
- the ILKAP gene encoding integrin-linked kinase-associated serine/threonine phosphatase 2C isoform X1, whose product MDLFGDLPEPERSPRPAAGKEAQKGPLLFDDLPPASSADSGSGGPLLFDDLPPASSGDSGSLDTSISTMVKNEGKGAKRKTSEEEKNGSEELVEKKVCKASSVIFGLKGYVAERKGEREEMQDAHVILNDITEECRPPSSLITRVSYFAVFDGHGGIRASKFAAQNLHQNLIRKFPKGDVSSVEKTVKRCLLDTFKHTDEEFLKQASSQKPAWKDGSTATCVLAVDNILYIANLGDSRAILCRYNEESQKHAALSLSKEHNPTQYEERMRIQKAGGNVRDGRVLGVLEVSRSIGDGQYKRCGVTSVPDIRRCQLTPNDRFILLACDGLFKVFTPEEAVNFILSCLEDEKIQSREGKPAVDARYEAACNRLASKAVQRGSADNVTVMVVRIGL is encoded by the exons ATGGACCTGTTTGGGGACCTGCCGGAGCCTGAGCGCTCGCCGCGTCCGGCTGCAG GGAAAGAAGCCCAGAAAGGACCTCTGCTCTTTGACGACCTGCCTCCAGCCAGCAGTGCTGACTCAG GGTCAGGGGGACCTTTGCTTTTTGACGATCTCCCACCAGCCAGCAGTGGTGATTCAG GTTCTCTTGACACCTCCATATCCACAATGGTaaagaatgaagggaaaggagcaaagagaaaaacctctgaagaagagaagaatggCAGCGAAGAGCTTGTGGAAAAGAAAGTTTGTAAAG CCTCTTCAGTGATCTTTGGCTTGAAAGGCTACGTGGCCGAGCGGAAGGGCGAGCGGGAGGAGATGCAGGACGCCCATGTGATCCTGAACGACATCACCGAGGAGTGCAGGCCGCCATCGTCCCTCAT TACCCGTGTTTCgtattttgctgtttttgatGGACACGGAGGAATCCGAGCCTCAAAATTTGCTGCGCAGAATTTGCATCAGAACTTAATCAGGAAATTTCCTAAAG GAGATGTCAGCAGTGTGGAGAAAACCGTGAAGAGATGCCTTTTGGACACTTTCAAGCACACTGATGAAGAGTTCCTCAAACAAGCTTCAAGCCA GAAGCCTGCCTGGAAAGATGGGTCCACTGCCACGTGTGTTCTGGCTGTAGACAACATTCTTTATATTGCCAACCTCGGAGATAGTCGG GCAATCCTGTGTCGTTACAATGAGGAGAGTCAAAAACATGCGGCCTTAAGCCTCAGCAAGGAGCATAATCCAACCCAGTACGAAGAACGAATGAGAATACAGAAGGCTGGAGGGAACGTCAG GGACGGGCGTGTCCTGGGTGTCCTGGAGGTGTCCCGCTCCATTGGGGACGGACAGTACAAGCGCTGTGGGGTCACATCCGTGCCAGACATCAGACGCTGCCAGCTGACCCCCAATGACAG GTTTATTTTGCTGGCCTGTGACGGCCTCTTCAAGGTCTTCACCCCAGAAGAAGCTGTGAACTTCATCTTGTCCTGCCTTGAG GATGAGAAGATCCAGAGCCGGGAAGGGAAGCCCGCCGTCGATGCGCGCTACGAAGCGGCCTGCAACAGGCTGGCCAGCAAGGCGGTGCAGCGGGGCTCGGCCGACAACGTCACGGTCATGGTGGTGCGCATTGGGCTGTGA